CTTTAATTGGGCTGTTAAAGCCGCAGCCGGGAGAACGGATAATCGATTGGGGCTGCGGGACAGGAGACCTGGCCGCAGCCATTGCCGGATACGGTGCTGCTGTAACAGGGATCGACGCCTCCGCCGAGATGATTCAGACCGCCCGCGCCAAATATCCTGATCTTAGCTTTATCCTCGCGGACGGTCAAACCTATGTAGCGGAGCAGCCGGTTGATGCTGTATTCAGCAACGCTGCGCTGCACTGGCTGAAGAATGCGGACGGGGCTGCCGCCTCCATCGCAGCCAGTCTGCGTACGGGCGGACGTTTAATCGCCGAATTCGGCGCGCTCGGCAATATCGCTTCGGTCGTTGCCGGGCTGCCGCGCGCTTTTGCCGCGATAGGTGCCAGTGATAAGCTCCAGCTGCCTTGGTATTTCCCCAGCACGGGGCAGTATGCAACACTGCTGGAGCGGCATGGATTGACGGTAGACCTCGTCCTCTGCTTTGACCGTCCGACACCGCTGGAGGGTGGGGAGCAGGGCTTCCGGCAGTGGTTGAACACTTTTGCCAATGGAGTCTTAAGTGTGCTTTCTCCTTCGGAGCGAGAGGCGGTACTGGGTCATGTGGAGCAAGACCTGAAGCCTACACTTTTTCAAAAGGATCGCTGGGAGATGGATTACCGCAGAATTCGAGTGGTGGCCCGCAAGCGGTGATTAACTGTATGCAGGATATGCAAAGAGGCTGCACACTGGCAGCCTCTTTCTGATCCCAATTTGATTGTTATAGGAAACAACGGTCAAAACACTTTGCGAGACTCATCGTATGTCAACTCCTATGTCCGGCTTAAAAGGTCGGGCTGAGCATCGGAACGGTAAGATGAGAAACTTTCATCGTATTTGTCAGCAATACGGCTGTGCAGTGGATGGGTGTCCGGAATTCCCAAATGATGTTCGATTACATAGCCGATTCCATGCTCACGAATGGAGTTTTGGAGTTTTACGGCTTCCGGATCTTTCACGTGATCGAATACCAGGGCTGCGGCAATCGCAGCGACCAGATGGTTCGTTTCGAGTCCCATCTTATGAGCCTGGAGAGCGGGACGAACGAGTCGATCGTTCGGAGACAGTTTGCGAAGCGGAGATCTGGCCACACGGGTGATTTTGTCAATAAAATGGGGATTTGTAAAACGGTGTAGCATTTTTTCGATATACTGTTCATGCTTCTTACTGTCCAGATTGTGTTTAAGCGTCAGCATTGCGCCGGTTTCATGCAGCACCCCGCGAACCTGTTCCAGCACCTTCGGATTGGCAATGGCCTCTTGAATTGTAGAGTACCCGTCAAGGTATCCAAAATAAGCTGCGGCGCAGTGTCCGGTATTCACGGTGAACAATTTACGTTCGATATAGGGGTCCAATGAATCGACATAACGGACGCCTTTGATCTTGGTGAAACCCTCCAGCATTCCGGTCTTGTGGATTACCCACTCGCAGAACGGCTCAACCAT
This region of Paenibacillus sp. URB8-2 genomic DNA includes:
- a CDS encoding mannitol-1-phosphate 5-dehydrogenase, with translation MKAVHFGAGNIGRGFIGPILSESDYEICFVARNEKKISQLQERGQYPVTLANETRDTELVKNVTAVNISDMDEVAESIAEADLVTTAIGMSALRDIAESIARGIELRFKKTKHPEPLHIIACENGIGGSQRLKKLVYPLLKPSERKRADEFVAFPNTMVDRIVPIQQHKDPLKVMVEPFCEWVIHKTGMLEGFTKIKGVRYVDSLDPYIERKLFTVNTGHCAAAYFGYLDGYSTIQEAIANPKVLEQVRGVLHETGAMLTLKHNLDSKKHEQYIEKMLHRFTNPHFIDKITRVARSPLRKLSPNDRLVRPALQAHKMGLETNHLVAAIAAALVFDHVKDPEAVKLQNSIREHGIGYVIEHHLGIPDTHPLHSRIADKYDESFSSYRSDAQPDLLSRT
- a CDS encoding class I SAM-dependent methyltransferase, giving the protein MKQQWNTGTYDADMSFVSRFGESLIGLLKPQPGERIIDWGCGTGDLAAAIAGYGAAVTGIDASAEMIQTARAKYPDLSFILADGQTYVAEQPVDAVFSNAALHWLKNADGAAASIAASLRTGGRLIAEFGALGNIASVVAGLPRAFAAIGASDKLQLPWYFPSTGQYATLLERHGLTVDLVLCFDRPTPLEGGEQGFRQWLNTFANGVLSVLSPSEREAVLGHVEQDLKPTLFQKDRWEMDYRRIRVVARKR